One Neodiprion pinetum isolate iyNeoPine1 chromosome 1, iyNeoPine1.2, whole genome shotgun sequence genomic window carries:
- the aralar1 gene encoding calcium-binding mitochondrial carrier protein Aralar1 isoform X5 — MTPTDFVRSYLGFYTDAEFNPESVKLLAGIVDTSKDGLISFAEFQAFEGLLCVPDALYRTAFQLFDTNGNGMVAFDEFAEVMKKTVLHQKMPFNMDSGFIKLYFGNDKKRLINYVEFSQFLHDFHEEYAMEAFRKFDTGGAGFITALDFQDIMISIKSHLLTNKIKDNLVAAAGAGQGGRKVSFPYFMAFNSLLNNMELIKRIYLNATNGHRNQEVTKEEFLHSAQMMSQITPLEVDILFQLCDLLHQTGSATEDSEARPWFGRIVYNDLIDITPEQYFKHISKRLAEVKAVSSPDERGVVTQILESGYRFILGSIGGAVGATAVYPVDLVKTRMQNQRTGSFIGELMYRNSIDCFKKVIRHEGVFGLYRGLAPQLMGVAPEKAIKLTVNDFVRDKCMDKNGNIPLLGEILSGACAGGSQVIFTNPLEIVKIRLQVAGEIAGGSKVRALSVVKELGLFGLYKGARACLLRDVPFSAIYFPTYAHLKAKMADEGGYNTPVSLLVSGAIAGIPAAALVTPADVIKTRLQVVARQGQTTYTGVMDCARKIYREEGARALWKGATARVLRSSPQFGVTLFTYELLQRLFVVDFGGSRPTGSEQKVPTTGVANEIRSTNPDHIGGYQVALPIFAGIETKFGLCLPRYQAVAAKTPSLSQ, encoded by the exons ATGACCCCAACAGATTTCGTACGGAGTTATCTTGGCTTTTATACAGATGCAGAGTTTAATCCTGAGTCTGTTAAGCTGCTTGCCGGCATCGTCGACACCAGCAAAGATGG GCTCATCTCATTCGCCGAATTCCAGGCATTTGAGGGGCTACTTTGCGTCCCCGATGCTCTCTACAGAACAGCTTTTCAATTGTTTGATACTAATGGAAACGGAATGGTTGCGTTTG acgaGTTCGCTGaggtgatgaaaaaaacggTTCTTCATCAGAAGATGCCGTTTAACATGGACAGTGGATTCATAAAGCTCTATTTTGGCAATgataaaaaacgattaatcAATTATGTCGAATTCAGCCAATTTCTTCAC GATTTTCACGAGGAATATGCGATGGAAGCTTTCAGAAAGTTTGACACCGGAGGTGCCGGATTTATCACTGCCTTAGACTTTCAAGACATTATGATTAGCATAAAAAGTCACTTACTGACTAACAAAATCAAAGATAATCTTGTTGCG GCTGCTGGGGCTGGACAGGGGGGCAGAAAAGTCAGTTTTCCCTACTTCATGGCGTTTAATTCGTTGCTGAATAACATGGAGCTCATAAAACGTATATATTTGAACGCCACGAACGGTCACAGAAACCAGGAAGTCACTAAAG aggAGTTCCTTCACTCTGCTCAAATGATGTCACAAATCACACCCCTCGAAGTAGACATTCTCTTCCAACTGTGCGATCTTCTTCATCAAACTGG TTCTGCAACTGAAGATTCAGAGGCAAGGCCGTGGTTTGG GAGGATAGTCTACAACGATCTTATTGATATCACGCCGGAACAGTATTTCAAGCATATTTCAAAACGTCTTGCGGAAGTCAAAGCAGTTTCG AGCCCTGATGAGCGAGGTGTTGTTACCCAAATTCTAGAGAGTGGATATAGATTTATACTCGGTTCCATTGGTGGag CCGTTGGTGCGACAGCAGTTTATCCAGTTGACTTGGTAAAAACACGTATGCAGAATCAAAGAACAGGCTCGTTCATCGGTGAATTAATGTATCGGAACAGCATTGATTGTTTTAAAAAG GTGATTCGTCACGAAGGTGTTTTTGGACTGTATCGTGGTTTGGCTCCGCAACTAATGGGAGTAGCCCCAGAAAAAGCTATAAAACTGACGGTGAACGACTTTGTAAGGGACAAGTGCATGGACAAGAATGGAAACATTCCGCTGTTGGGAGAAATCTTGTCCGGAGCATGT GCTGGAGGATCTCAAGTTATATTTACAAATCCTTTGGAGATCGTTAAGATCCGACTTCAAGTTGCCGGTGAAATAGCGGGAGGATCGAAAGTACGTGCGCTTTCGGTCGTAAAGGAATTAGGACTGTTTGGTCTGTACAAG GGTGCTCGGGCTTGTCTTTTGCGTGATGTGCCATTCAGTGCCATTTACTTTCCCACTTACGCTCATCTCAAAGCGAAAATGGCCGATGAAGGCGGATACAACACACCGGTATCTCTTCTAGTCTCAGGAGCTATCGCTGGTATCCCAGCCGCTGCATTAGTCACACCAGCGGATGTGATCAAGACAAGATTACAG GTCGTAGCAAGGCAAGGCCAAACAACTTACACTGGTGTAATGGATTGTGCTCGTAAAATATACCGAGAAGAAGGTGCAAGAGCTTTATGGAAAGGTGCCACAG CTCGAGTACTAAGGTCATCACCACAATTCGGTGTCACTCTCTTCACTTATGAGTTACTGCAGAGGCTGTTCGTCGTTGACTTTGGAGGATC ACGGCCGACTGGTTCGGAGCAGAAGGTTCCTACGACAGGTGTCGCGAATGAAATACGATCAACTAACCCCGACCATATTGGAGGGTACCAAGTCGCCCTACCCATCTTTGCTGgtattgaaacgaaatttggcCTTTGCTTACCCAGGTATCAAGCGGTTGCAGCGAAAACGCCGAGTCTTTCACAGTAA
- the aralar1 gene encoding calcium-binding mitochondrial carrier protein Aralar1 isoform X3 has protein sequence MPLTKRGAGYLKRANTERLHEIFDQYATQEKNGERFMTPTDFVRSYLGFYTDAEFNPESVKLLAGIVDTSKDGLISFAEFQAFEGLLCVPDALYRTAFQLFDTNGNGMVAFDEFAEVMKKTVLHQKMPFNMDSGFIKLYFGNDKKRLINYVEFSQFLHDFHEEYAMEAFRKFDTGGAGFITALDFQDIMISIKSHLLTNKIKDNLVAAAGAGQGGRKVSFPYFMAFNSLLNNMELIKRIYLNATNGHRNQEVTKEEFLHSAQMMSQITPLEVDILFQLCDLLHQTGSATEDSEARPWFGRIVYNDLIDITPEQYFKHISKRLAEVKAVSSPDERGVVTQILESGYRFILGSIGGAVGATAVYPVDLVKTRMQNQRTGSFIGELMYRNSIDCFKKVIRHEGVFGLYRGLAPQLMGVAPEKAIKLTVNDFVRDKCMDKNGNIPLLGEILSGACAGGSQVIFTNPLEIVKIRLQVAGEIAGGSKVRALSVVKELGLFGLYKGARACLLRDVPFSAIYFPTYAHLKAKMADEGGYNTPVSLLVSGAIAGIPAAALVTPADVIKTRLQVVARQGQTTYTGVMDCARKIYREEGARALWKGATARVLRSSPQFGVTLFTYELLQRLFVVDFGGSRPTGSEQKVPTTGVANEIRSTNPDHIGGYQVALPIFAGIETKFGLCLPRYQAVAAKTPSLSQ, from the exons TTATGACCCCAACAGATTTCGTACGGAGTTATCTTGGCTTTTATACAGATGCAGAGTTTAATCCTGAGTCTGTTAAGCTGCTTGCCGGCATCGTCGACACCAGCAAAGATGG GCTCATCTCATTCGCCGAATTCCAGGCATTTGAGGGGCTACTTTGCGTCCCCGATGCTCTCTACAGAACAGCTTTTCAATTGTTTGATACTAATGGAAACGGAATGGTTGCGTTTG acgaGTTCGCTGaggtgatgaaaaaaacggTTCTTCATCAGAAGATGCCGTTTAACATGGACAGTGGATTCATAAAGCTCTATTTTGGCAATgataaaaaacgattaatcAATTATGTCGAATTCAGCCAATTTCTTCAC GATTTTCACGAGGAATATGCGATGGAAGCTTTCAGAAAGTTTGACACCGGAGGTGCCGGATTTATCACTGCCTTAGACTTTCAAGACATTATGATTAGCATAAAAAGTCACTTACTGACTAACAAAATCAAAGATAATCTTGTTGCG GCTGCTGGGGCTGGACAGGGGGGCAGAAAAGTCAGTTTTCCCTACTTCATGGCGTTTAATTCGTTGCTGAATAACATGGAGCTCATAAAACGTATATATTTGAACGCCACGAACGGTCACAGAAACCAGGAAGTCACTAAAG aggAGTTCCTTCACTCTGCTCAAATGATGTCACAAATCACACCCCTCGAAGTAGACATTCTCTTCCAACTGTGCGATCTTCTTCATCAAACTGG TTCTGCAACTGAAGATTCAGAGGCAAGGCCGTGGTTTGG GAGGATAGTCTACAACGATCTTATTGATATCACGCCGGAACAGTATTTCAAGCATATTTCAAAACGTCTTGCGGAAGTCAAAGCAGTTTCG AGCCCTGATGAGCGAGGTGTTGTTACCCAAATTCTAGAGAGTGGATATAGATTTATACTCGGTTCCATTGGTGGag CCGTTGGTGCGACAGCAGTTTATCCAGTTGACTTGGTAAAAACACGTATGCAGAATCAAAGAACAGGCTCGTTCATCGGTGAATTAATGTATCGGAACAGCATTGATTGTTTTAAAAAG GTGATTCGTCACGAAGGTGTTTTTGGACTGTATCGTGGTTTGGCTCCGCAACTAATGGGAGTAGCCCCAGAAAAAGCTATAAAACTGACGGTGAACGACTTTGTAAGGGACAAGTGCATGGACAAGAATGGAAACATTCCGCTGTTGGGAGAAATCTTGTCCGGAGCATGT GCTGGAGGATCTCAAGTTATATTTACAAATCCTTTGGAGATCGTTAAGATCCGACTTCAAGTTGCCGGTGAAATAGCGGGAGGATCGAAAGTACGTGCGCTTTCGGTCGTAAAGGAATTAGGACTGTTTGGTCTGTACAAG GGTGCTCGGGCTTGTCTTTTGCGTGATGTGCCATTCAGTGCCATTTACTTTCCCACTTACGCTCATCTCAAAGCGAAAATGGCCGATGAAGGCGGATACAACACACCGGTATCTCTTCTAGTCTCAGGAGCTATCGCTGGTATCCCAGCCGCTGCATTAGTCACACCAGCGGATGTGATCAAGACAAGATTACAG GTCGTAGCAAGGCAAGGCCAAACAACTTACACTGGTGTAATGGATTGTGCTCGTAAAATATACCGAGAAGAAGGTGCAAGAGCTTTATGGAAAGGTGCCACAG CTCGAGTACTAAGGTCATCACCACAATTCGGTGTCACTCTCTTCACTTATGAGTTACTGCAGAGGCTGTTCGTCGTTGACTTTGGAGGATC ACGGCCGACTGGTTCGGAGCAGAAGGTTCCTACGACAGGTGTCGCGAATGAAATACGATCAACTAACCCCGACCATATTGGAGGGTACCAAGTCGCCCTACCCATCTTTGCTGgtattgaaacgaaatttggcCTTTGCTTACCCAGGTATCAAGCGGTTGCAGCGAAAACGCCGAGTCTTTCACAGTAA
- the aralar1 gene encoding calcium-binding mitochondrial carrier protein Aralar1 isoform X4, translating into MLKDWFTVIASSSQEGAGYLKRANTERLHEIFDQYATQEKNGERFMTPTDFVRSYLGFYTDAEFNPESVKLLAGIVDTSKDGLISFAEFQAFEGLLCVPDALYRTAFQLFDTNGNGMVAFDEFAEVMKKTVLHQKMPFNMDSGFIKLYFGNDKKRLINYVEFSQFLHDFHEEYAMEAFRKFDTGGAGFITALDFQDIMISIKSHLLTNKIKDNLVAAAGAGQGGRKVSFPYFMAFNSLLNNMELIKRIYLNATNGHRNQEVTKEEFLHSAQMMSQITPLEVDILFQLCDLLHQTGRIVYNDLIDITPEQYFKHISKRLAEVKAVSSPDERGVVTQILESGYRFILGSIGGAVGATAVYPVDLVKTRMQNQRTGSFIGELMYRNSIDCFKKVIRHEGVFGLYRGLAPQLMGVAPEKAIKLTVNDFVRDKCMDKNGNIPLLGEILSGACAGGSQVIFTNPLEIVKIRLQVAGEIAGGSKVRALSVVKELGLFGLYKGARACLLRDVPFSAIYFPTYAHLKAKMADEGGYNTPVSLLVSGAIAGIPAAALVTPADVIKTRLQVVARQGQTTYTGVMDCARKIYREEGARALWKGATARVLRSSPQFGVTLFTYELLQRLFVVDFGGSRPTGSEQKVPTTGVANEIRSTNPDHIGGYQVALPIFAGIETKFGLCLPRYQAVAAKTPSLSQ; encoded by the exons TTATGACCCCAACAGATTTCGTACGGAGTTATCTTGGCTTTTATACAGATGCAGAGTTTAATCCTGAGTCTGTTAAGCTGCTTGCCGGCATCGTCGACACCAGCAAAGATGG GCTCATCTCATTCGCCGAATTCCAGGCATTTGAGGGGCTACTTTGCGTCCCCGATGCTCTCTACAGAACAGCTTTTCAATTGTTTGATACTAATGGAAACGGAATGGTTGCGTTTG acgaGTTCGCTGaggtgatgaaaaaaacggTTCTTCATCAGAAGATGCCGTTTAACATGGACAGTGGATTCATAAAGCTCTATTTTGGCAATgataaaaaacgattaatcAATTATGTCGAATTCAGCCAATTTCTTCAC GATTTTCACGAGGAATATGCGATGGAAGCTTTCAGAAAGTTTGACACCGGAGGTGCCGGATTTATCACTGCCTTAGACTTTCAAGACATTATGATTAGCATAAAAAGTCACTTACTGACTAACAAAATCAAAGATAATCTTGTTGCG GCTGCTGGGGCTGGACAGGGGGGCAGAAAAGTCAGTTTTCCCTACTTCATGGCGTTTAATTCGTTGCTGAATAACATGGAGCTCATAAAACGTATATATTTGAACGCCACGAACGGTCACAGAAACCAGGAAGTCACTAAAG aggAGTTCCTTCACTCTGCTCAAATGATGTCACAAATCACACCCCTCGAAGTAGACATTCTCTTCCAACTGTGCGATCTTCTTCATCAAACTGG GAGGATAGTCTACAACGATCTTATTGATATCACGCCGGAACAGTATTTCAAGCATATTTCAAAACGTCTTGCGGAAGTCAAAGCAGTTTCG AGCCCTGATGAGCGAGGTGTTGTTACCCAAATTCTAGAGAGTGGATATAGATTTATACTCGGTTCCATTGGTGGag CCGTTGGTGCGACAGCAGTTTATCCAGTTGACTTGGTAAAAACACGTATGCAGAATCAAAGAACAGGCTCGTTCATCGGTGAATTAATGTATCGGAACAGCATTGATTGTTTTAAAAAG GTGATTCGTCACGAAGGTGTTTTTGGACTGTATCGTGGTTTGGCTCCGCAACTAATGGGAGTAGCCCCAGAAAAAGCTATAAAACTGACGGTGAACGACTTTGTAAGGGACAAGTGCATGGACAAGAATGGAAACATTCCGCTGTTGGGAGAAATCTTGTCCGGAGCATGT GCTGGAGGATCTCAAGTTATATTTACAAATCCTTTGGAGATCGTTAAGATCCGACTTCAAGTTGCCGGTGAAATAGCGGGAGGATCGAAAGTACGTGCGCTTTCGGTCGTAAAGGAATTAGGACTGTTTGGTCTGTACAAG GGTGCTCGGGCTTGTCTTTTGCGTGATGTGCCATTCAGTGCCATTTACTTTCCCACTTACGCTCATCTCAAAGCGAAAATGGCCGATGAAGGCGGATACAACACACCGGTATCTCTTCTAGTCTCAGGAGCTATCGCTGGTATCCCAGCCGCTGCATTAGTCACACCAGCGGATGTGATCAAGACAAGATTACAG GTCGTAGCAAGGCAAGGCCAAACAACTTACACTGGTGTAATGGATTGTGCTCGTAAAATATACCGAGAAGAAGGTGCAAGAGCTTTATGGAAAGGTGCCACAG CTCGAGTACTAAGGTCATCACCACAATTCGGTGTCACTCTCTTCACTTATGAGTTACTGCAGAGGCTGTTCGTCGTTGACTTTGGAGGATC ACGGCCGACTGGTTCGGAGCAGAAGGTTCCTACGACAGGTGTCGCGAATGAAATACGATCAACTAACCCCGACCATATTGGAGGGTACCAAGTCGCCCTACCCATCTTTGCTGgtattgaaacgaaatttggcCTTTGCTTACCCAGGTATCAAGCGGTTGCAGCGAAAACGCCGAGTCTTTCACAGTAA
- the aralar1 gene encoding calcium-binding mitochondrial carrier protein Aralar1 isoform X1: MLKDWFTVIASSSQEGAGYLKRANTERLHEIFDQYATQEKNGERFMTPTDFVRSYLGFYTDAEFNPESVKLLAGIVDTSKDGLISFAEFQAFEGLLCVPDALYRTAFQLFDTNGNGMVAFDEFAEVMKKTVLHQKMPFNMDSGFIKLYFGNDKKRLINYVEFSQFLHDFHEEYAMEAFRKFDTGGAGFITALDFQDIMISIKSHLLTNKIKDNLVAAAGAGQGGRKVSFPYFMAFNSLLNNMELIKRIYLNATNGHRNQEVTKEEFLHSAQMMSQITPLEVDILFQLCDLLHQTGSATEDSEARPWFGRIVYNDLIDITPEQYFKHISKRLAEVKAVSSPDERGVVTQILESGYRFILGSIGGAVGATAVYPVDLVKTRMQNQRTGSFIGELMYRNSIDCFKKVIRHEGVFGLYRGLAPQLMGVAPEKAIKLTVNDFVRDKCMDKNGNIPLLGEILSGACAGGSQVIFTNPLEIVKIRLQVAGEIAGGSKVRALSVVKELGLFGLYKGARACLLRDVPFSAIYFPTYAHLKAKMADEGGYNTPVSLLVSGAIAGIPAAALVTPADVIKTRLQVVARQGQTTYTGVMDCARKIYREEGARALWKGATARVLRSSPQFGVTLFTYELLQRLFVVDFGGSRPTGSEQKVPTTGVANEIRSTNPDHIGGYQVALPIFAGIETKFGLCLPRYQAVAAKTPSLSQ; this comes from the exons TTATGACCCCAACAGATTTCGTACGGAGTTATCTTGGCTTTTATACAGATGCAGAGTTTAATCCTGAGTCTGTTAAGCTGCTTGCCGGCATCGTCGACACCAGCAAAGATGG GCTCATCTCATTCGCCGAATTCCAGGCATTTGAGGGGCTACTTTGCGTCCCCGATGCTCTCTACAGAACAGCTTTTCAATTGTTTGATACTAATGGAAACGGAATGGTTGCGTTTG acgaGTTCGCTGaggtgatgaaaaaaacggTTCTTCATCAGAAGATGCCGTTTAACATGGACAGTGGATTCATAAAGCTCTATTTTGGCAATgataaaaaacgattaatcAATTATGTCGAATTCAGCCAATTTCTTCAC GATTTTCACGAGGAATATGCGATGGAAGCTTTCAGAAAGTTTGACACCGGAGGTGCCGGATTTATCACTGCCTTAGACTTTCAAGACATTATGATTAGCATAAAAAGTCACTTACTGACTAACAAAATCAAAGATAATCTTGTTGCG GCTGCTGGGGCTGGACAGGGGGGCAGAAAAGTCAGTTTTCCCTACTTCATGGCGTTTAATTCGTTGCTGAATAACATGGAGCTCATAAAACGTATATATTTGAACGCCACGAACGGTCACAGAAACCAGGAAGTCACTAAAG aggAGTTCCTTCACTCTGCTCAAATGATGTCACAAATCACACCCCTCGAAGTAGACATTCTCTTCCAACTGTGCGATCTTCTTCATCAAACTGG TTCTGCAACTGAAGATTCAGAGGCAAGGCCGTGGTTTGG GAGGATAGTCTACAACGATCTTATTGATATCACGCCGGAACAGTATTTCAAGCATATTTCAAAACGTCTTGCGGAAGTCAAAGCAGTTTCG AGCCCTGATGAGCGAGGTGTTGTTACCCAAATTCTAGAGAGTGGATATAGATTTATACTCGGTTCCATTGGTGGag CCGTTGGTGCGACAGCAGTTTATCCAGTTGACTTGGTAAAAACACGTATGCAGAATCAAAGAACAGGCTCGTTCATCGGTGAATTAATGTATCGGAACAGCATTGATTGTTTTAAAAAG GTGATTCGTCACGAAGGTGTTTTTGGACTGTATCGTGGTTTGGCTCCGCAACTAATGGGAGTAGCCCCAGAAAAAGCTATAAAACTGACGGTGAACGACTTTGTAAGGGACAAGTGCATGGACAAGAATGGAAACATTCCGCTGTTGGGAGAAATCTTGTCCGGAGCATGT GCTGGAGGATCTCAAGTTATATTTACAAATCCTTTGGAGATCGTTAAGATCCGACTTCAAGTTGCCGGTGAAATAGCGGGAGGATCGAAAGTACGTGCGCTTTCGGTCGTAAAGGAATTAGGACTGTTTGGTCTGTACAAG GGTGCTCGGGCTTGTCTTTTGCGTGATGTGCCATTCAGTGCCATTTACTTTCCCACTTACGCTCATCTCAAAGCGAAAATGGCCGATGAAGGCGGATACAACACACCGGTATCTCTTCTAGTCTCAGGAGCTATCGCTGGTATCCCAGCCGCTGCATTAGTCACACCAGCGGATGTGATCAAGACAAGATTACAG GTCGTAGCAAGGCAAGGCCAAACAACTTACACTGGTGTAATGGATTGTGCTCGTAAAATATACCGAGAAGAAGGTGCAAGAGCTTTATGGAAAGGTGCCACAG CTCGAGTACTAAGGTCATCACCACAATTCGGTGTCACTCTCTTCACTTATGAGTTACTGCAGAGGCTGTTCGTCGTTGACTTTGGAGGATC ACGGCCGACTGGTTCGGAGCAGAAGGTTCCTACGACAGGTGTCGCGAATGAAATACGATCAACTAACCCCGACCATATTGGAGGGTACCAAGTCGCCCTACCCATCTTTGCTGgtattgaaacgaaatttggcCTTTGCTTACCCAGGTATCAAGCGGTTGCAGCGAAAACGCCGAGTCTTTCACAGTAA
- the aralar1 gene encoding calcium-binding mitochondrial carrier protein Aralar1 isoform X2 produces MPRKNDETFGTEGAGYLKRANTERLHEIFDQYATQEKNGERFMTPTDFVRSYLGFYTDAEFNPESVKLLAGIVDTSKDGLISFAEFQAFEGLLCVPDALYRTAFQLFDTNGNGMVAFDEFAEVMKKTVLHQKMPFNMDSGFIKLYFGNDKKRLINYVEFSQFLHDFHEEYAMEAFRKFDTGGAGFITALDFQDIMISIKSHLLTNKIKDNLVAAAGAGQGGRKVSFPYFMAFNSLLNNMELIKRIYLNATNGHRNQEVTKEEFLHSAQMMSQITPLEVDILFQLCDLLHQTGSATEDSEARPWFGRIVYNDLIDITPEQYFKHISKRLAEVKAVSSPDERGVVTQILESGYRFILGSIGGAVGATAVYPVDLVKTRMQNQRTGSFIGELMYRNSIDCFKKVIRHEGVFGLYRGLAPQLMGVAPEKAIKLTVNDFVRDKCMDKNGNIPLLGEILSGACAGGSQVIFTNPLEIVKIRLQVAGEIAGGSKVRALSVVKELGLFGLYKGARACLLRDVPFSAIYFPTYAHLKAKMADEGGYNTPVSLLVSGAIAGIPAAALVTPADVIKTRLQVVARQGQTTYTGVMDCARKIYREEGARALWKGATARVLRSSPQFGVTLFTYELLQRLFVVDFGGSRPTGSEQKVPTTGVANEIRSTNPDHIGGYQVALPIFAGIETKFGLCLPRYQAVAAKTPSLSQ; encoded by the exons TTATGACCCCAACAGATTTCGTACGGAGTTATCTTGGCTTTTATACAGATGCAGAGTTTAATCCTGAGTCTGTTAAGCTGCTTGCCGGCATCGTCGACACCAGCAAAGATGG GCTCATCTCATTCGCCGAATTCCAGGCATTTGAGGGGCTACTTTGCGTCCCCGATGCTCTCTACAGAACAGCTTTTCAATTGTTTGATACTAATGGAAACGGAATGGTTGCGTTTG acgaGTTCGCTGaggtgatgaaaaaaacggTTCTTCATCAGAAGATGCCGTTTAACATGGACAGTGGATTCATAAAGCTCTATTTTGGCAATgataaaaaacgattaatcAATTATGTCGAATTCAGCCAATTTCTTCAC GATTTTCACGAGGAATATGCGATGGAAGCTTTCAGAAAGTTTGACACCGGAGGTGCCGGATTTATCACTGCCTTAGACTTTCAAGACATTATGATTAGCATAAAAAGTCACTTACTGACTAACAAAATCAAAGATAATCTTGTTGCG GCTGCTGGGGCTGGACAGGGGGGCAGAAAAGTCAGTTTTCCCTACTTCATGGCGTTTAATTCGTTGCTGAATAACATGGAGCTCATAAAACGTATATATTTGAACGCCACGAACGGTCACAGAAACCAGGAAGTCACTAAAG aggAGTTCCTTCACTCTGCTCAAATGATGTCACAAATCACACCCCTCGAAGTAGACATTCTCTTCCAACTGTGCGATCTTCTTCATCAAACTGG TTCTGCAACTGAAGATTCAGAGGCAAGGCCGTGGTTTGG GAGGATAGTCTACAACGATCTTATTGATATCACGCCGGAACAGTATTTCAAGCATATTTCAAAACGTCTTGCGGAAGTCAAAGCAGTTTCG AGCCCTGATGAGCGAGGTGTTGTTACCCAAATTCTAGAGAGTGGATATAGATTTATACTCGGTTCCATTGGTGGag CCGTTGGTGCGACAGCAGTTTATCCAGTTGACTTGGTAAAAACACGTATGCAGAATCAAAGAACAGGCTCGTTCATCGGTGAATTAATGTATCGGAACAGCATTGATTGTTTTAAAAAG GTGATTCGTCACGAAGGTGTTTTTGGACTGTATCGTGGTTTGGCTCCGCAACTAATGGGAGTAGCCCCAGAAAAAGCTATAAAACTGACGGTGAACGACTTTGTAAGGGACAAGTGCATGGACAAGAATGGAAACATTCCGCTGTTGGGAGAAATCTTGTCCGGAGCATGT GCTGGAGGATCTCAAGTTATATTTACAAATCCTTTGGAGATCGTTAAGATCCGACTTCAAGTTGCCGGTGAAATAGCGGGAGGATCGAAAGTACGTGCGCTTTCGGTCGTAAAGGAATTAGGACTGTTTGGTCTGTACAAG GGTGCTCGGGCTTGTCTTTTGCGTGATGTGCCATTCAGTGCCATTTACTTTCCCACTTACGCTCATCTCAAAGCGAAAATGGCCGATGAAGGCGGATACAACACACCGGTATCTCTTCTAGTCTCAGGAGCTATCGCTGGTATCCCAGCCGCTGCATTAGTCACACCAGCGGATGTGATCAAGACAAGATTACAG GTCGTAGCAAGGCAAGGCCAAACAACTTACACTGGTGTAATGGATTGTGCTCGTAAAATATACCGAGAAGAAGGTGCAAGAGCTTTATGGAAAGGTGCCACAG CTCGAGTACTAAGGTCATCACCACAATTCGGTGTCACTCTCTTCACTTATGAGTTACTGCAGAGGCTGTTCGTCGTTGACTTTGGAGGATC ACGGCCGACTGGTTCGGAGCAGAAGGTTCCTACGACAGGTGTCGCGAATGAAATACGATCAACTAACCCCGACCATATTGGAGGGTACCAAGTCGCCCTACCCATCTTTGCTGgtattgaaacgaaatttggcCTTTGCTTACCCAGGTATCAAGCGGTTGCAGCGAAAACGCCGAGTCTTTCACAGTAA